GTGTAGTCCTTGCTGGTCGGACCGTCTGGATAGGCCGCCTTTGCCAGCCTGTCGAAACTCGCGACAAATGTGTCGACCTCGGATTCGTGCACCAAGGCATAGTCGGGGGCGATGCAGGTCTGCCCACCGCTAAGAAGCTTCCCCCAGACGATATCGGACACAAAACGATCCTGAACACCGCCCTTGGCAACGATTGCCGGAGACTTCCCGCCAAGCTCCAGGGTGACCGGCACGAGATTGTCGCTCGCCGCCTTCATCACCGCGCGCCCCACTGCTGTGCTGCCGGTGAAGACAAGGTGATCGAACGGTAGGGTTGAGAAGGCCGCACCGTCACCCTCGACGAGCGCAACCTGTTCTTCCGTGAAGATTTCACCGAGCATCGATGAAAGGAGGGCATTTGTTGCCGGCGTCACATTGGACGGCTTGAGCATGACGCGGTTCCCCGCGGCGATCGCGGTCACCACCGGCATCAGAGATAGCTGAATTGGATAGTTCCAAGGCGAGATAACGCCAACGACGCCAACCGGCTGATACTCGATTCGGGCTCGGCCGAATTGCATCAGGAGCGAAACATGACGCCGCTCAGGCCGCATGAAGCGACGCAAGTTTTTGCTTAGATAATCGATGCCGGCGATCACTCCGAAGACCTCCATGATCGCTGTCTCGTGACGGGCACGATGCCCGAAGTCCGAAGAGACGGCCGCCTCAAGGGCCGCGCGGCGACCGATCAGTGCCTGCTTCAGTCTGGCGAGATTGGCGCGACGATCCGCGAGTGATGGCGCCCCGTCGCGGAGAAAGGCGGTTCGCTGGGCGGTGAGGATACGGCCCATGTGGTTGGCGTCGGTGAATTCTTCTATAGCGTTCATGGCATACTCCGATGTAGACAAAAGCAACATGGAGGTCTATATAGACCGCAATGTTACCACTGTCAACAATGTATCCAAGAGAAACTTTATCGCCATGACAGACGTCCAAAACCGCCCCTATCATCACGGTGATCTCCGCCGCGCAATCATTGAAACGGCGTTAGACATGCTCCGGGATGACAAGAACTGGCAGTTCACGCTGCGAGAAGTCGCCCGTCGGGCCGGCGTCAGCCACGCTGCGCCCTACAAACACTTTCCGGATAAAGCAGCTCTGCTCGTCGAACTCGCCATGATTGGATTTGATCGACTACGCGAGGCGCTAGCGGAGGCGAAACCCGAAGCCCCCCGATCTCTGCTCGAAGAAATCATGCCGATATCTCTGGCATATGTCGCGTTCGGAACCGATAACCCGGCCCTATACCGGCTGATGTTCAGCGCGGAGGAAGGGCGAGCCGTAGGAATGCATCTCGATCAACGGGCGTTAGCGGTATTCGACATAGTGCTGGACATGCTCAACCGCGGTCAAGCTGCCGGGACCATTCGCAAGCGACCTGTCAGGGGACAGGCGACCGCCGCATGGGCGCTCATTCACGGTATCACCTTGCTCGCGATCGATGGGCTCCTGGTGCCAGAAAAAGTCGGATCTGCGCCGCTGGATGCAGCCATTGCCACTCTGGTGGAAGGGCTCGCAATCCCGCAACCGACCACTGAGTTCATACGAAGCCTGGGGCCGCGTGAACAATGATTTCGCGTTCTGGGCGTCATCCGATCAAGCAGCGTCGGCTGTAGTAGGCACTCGAGCCCGGCTGGCTGGCTCTACCTTGATTATCTCGTCGCTGGAGCCGAATGCAGTGTCGATTATATCAACTGTCGGGAGCCGATCGAGCCAACCGCTTTCTCTACGGGAGGCCCATCACGCTCTTCAACGATATTGCCCCGGAAAAACAATATCCTGATCTACGAGGACACTGAATCTGTAGCCGGGCCGGATCTGCAACGTTGGCTGCACGTCCATGTTACGCTGGATTGTGCGGTCGGCTACTCGCCCAAAGGTTTCGGCAAAATTGCGCCTTGCCGCATCGGACGCCGTATCCTGCGTGGCAAGCGTTGAGCTCTGGGGCACCGCCATGTCGATGCCGGTCCCAATCAGGGCAATCATGACCGCCGAGCCGAAGGTTTTGAGATAGTGGTTGTTCACCTTGTCATTGAAGCCACCGTAGCCTTCAGCATCCGTGCCGGCCATGCCGCCGATCTGCAACGTCGAGCCGTTCGGGAAGATAATGTCTGACCAGACGACGAGCACGCGGCTCTGCCCGAACGACACTTTGCTATCGTAACGGCCGAACAGTTTCGTGCCCTGCGGGATCAGCAGGCGATGGCCGGTCGCGCTGTCATAGACATTCTGGCTGACCTGCGCGGTGATGCGCCCTGGAAGGTCGGAATTGATGCCTGTTATCAATGTTGCCGGAATGACGGATCCGCGTTTTAACTCGTACAGGGACTGTTGTGGTACGACCCGGTTCGGCAGATAGCCGAGATCCTTGAGATCGGTATTGAAGAAGTCTTCCTTGGAAGTCTGTCCGTTGGGGTCGATGTTCTGTCCGCCCAGACCAGCGCGCAAGGCCGCGGCGTAAAGATCGGATGCGTTTCCGTTCGCCGCGGCTGTCGTCGTCCGGCCTCCTGCGCTCTCATCTTTTTCCGACCGCGCTTCCAGCTTGCCGCGATCGATGGCGAGCGGCGCGTCGTAAGCGGAGTCCCGCGCCTGCATTCGGGCCATCCTCTGGCGTTGCTGCTCGCGCAAAACCTGTTCCTGTTGCTCGCGTGCGAGTCGCGTGCGCCAAACCTCTTCCGGCTCCAGTTCCGATCCTTTCCGTTGTTCTTGTGTCGGTTCGGGTTGCGTGAATGGGTTGGCCGCCTTGTGTTCGGCCTGCGTCGTCTCGACCGGCGTCGGCTGGAACGTCGTCTGCGGCTGTGGCTCACCAATGATGCCGTCGGTGACCCCCCGCTTGATCTGGTCGGCATAGGTCGAGGCCGGATTGCCCGAACTGGTGTCCGGACCGTTATCCTTGCCGAAGTAAAGCCCGCGCGAGGTAAGGCCGTAGAAGATGATGGCAAGGAATGCGACCAACAGCACGATCACGACGATGATTGGCACGCGGTTCACGCGCTTGATGCCGGATGTGGCCTGACTGTTCCCAGCACCTCCAAGCTTGAGAGATTCTACCATGATTTCCTCCCTCACCCGCGCCGCATGAGCGACAGCGCGCTTGCCGGTGTTGCACCCGATGTCGTGACTGTGTAGGCCCGACCGAGTTCGACACTGCTCGTAGAGAGCCGTGCGAGCACCTGTCCGTCGTAGGGCATGATCACATAGGCGAGCGGGATGACGGCTGCGCTACTATCCGTCTTCTGGTCGGTGACAACGGCATAGCCCCATCCCTTCAATGCCGCTTCAAGCGCCTGTCCGAAGGGAGAACCATCTTGCTTGAGCACAACGGTCGCCTTCCCCTGTCCGATCTGTTCGGCAAGTCGGCTGACCATGTCGCCGGCGATCGCGCCCGCCGCCGGTCCGGAGATTGCGGGAGGTGCCGCGCTGGAGGCAAGGACGTTGGTGTCCATCGACTGGCAACCGGAAACGAGGATGGCGAGGGCAATCGTTGCGGCGAAGCACCGGATCGGGCCTAGACGGTTTCCGCCACGACGGAGGAGATTCAGCATTACCGCCCTCCCCTGCTGATCGTCACCTTCTGCTGTTTCCAACCGACGCCTGAGACGAGGACGGCACGATCGATATTGTAATCGACCACCATCATGTTGCTCTTCATGCGATAGTTGACGATGCGGTTCTGGCCGCCGGAGACGACGAAGAGAACCGGTGCATCCTGCCCGGAGATCGACCGCGGAAACTGGATGTAGGTCTTTTGTCCATCCGAATAGACCCGCGTCGGCCGCCAGCCGGCACTGCCGGAGACGGAATAGGCAAAGCTCAGTTGCTCGGCCGGAACGCCAGCGCCCGGGATCGTACTCGCCTCCAGGCGCGCGTTAACGTCGGCAAGCTTTGCCGAGACGTCCTCGGGATATTCAAACCCGACGCGCGCCATATACTGCGTGGCATGTGACTTGAGCTGGATGTGATAGGTCCGCCGCGACGTCGTCACGACCATCGAAGTCAAAAGACCCGGCTCCGACGGCTTGACGATCAGGTGGATCGCCTGCCCACCGGCCGCACCCGAGGTCGCAGGCTCCACCTTCCAGCGCACAGTGTCGCCGACCAGAACGTCGCGAACGACCTCGCCGCCCTGGAGCTCGATATCGCAGACCTGCAGCGGCGAGCAGACGACGGACGGCTGCACTTCGCCATAGAGGAAGACTACCTTTCCATCCGCACCTTTGGTGACAAGGCCGCGGCTTCCACGCCACTGGGTCGAGATGCCCATTCCCTTCGCCTCGTTCACCGTGACACCATCGGCGGCAAGTGCGTGGGAGGGGGCGAAAGCCATCACCGGGAAAATGAGCAGCATGGTGGCGCTCGCAGTCAGCGTGGCCCGTACTCTGATGTGTCGTCTGTTCATGTTGGGAGCCATGCCTTTCAAAGCTGCGCGGTCCAGTCGAAGTCTCGTAGGTAGAGACCGATGGGATTGAGGCGGATGACGCCCTCGTCCTGAGGCGGTGTCAAAGTTACGGTGGCGATCCCGCGGAAGCGGCGCGTGGCTGTCTCCTTGCCGCGGCGATCCCGCTCGAACTCGGTCCAGTCGATCTGGTAGCTTTGGTTCGACAGTGCGACGATGTTGTTGACCTCGATCGCCACCGTTGCGGTCTTCGCCTTCTCGAATGGCGAATTCGAGCGAAACCAGGCATTGACCTTCTCGGTCGCGGGATCGGACGTGCGCAGCAGCCCATAGGTCCGGTCGATATATTGCTTCTGCACGACAGCATCCGGCGTAACGGAGCGGAAGTTCGACACGAAACTGCCGAGTGTTGCGCGTACCACGCGTGGATCGGCATATTCAATCTGCTGCGGAAAGCCGGCATTGACTGATGTGCCGAGCTTGTCGACTTCGACGATATAGGGGATCAGCTTGACCTGGGTGCTCTGGTAAAGCGCGTAGCCAAAACCGATAACGGCCATCGTCATTCCGGCGATGCCGACGACGCGCCACGCGGCTGCCGCTTTCACGTACGAGCCATAACGTTCGTTCCATTCGTTGCGCGCGGCGATGTAGGGATTATCTGGGACATTCTGTCCTGCCATTGCGGAGCGGCCTTTCGTCATTTGCTGTCGTTGATTGGCGGTGGTGGAGGCGGTGTGCCGGGCCGGCCGGATGGTTGATCGAGTTTGGGGTTGGCAAGGCCAAGGATCGACCCGGCATAGGCGCCGGGCGAGCCAATCGCCTTTTCCTTTGCCGCCGAGCCGACGGCACCAGCGGCTCCGCCGATTCCGGCTTGCATGCCGCGCAGGGCCGCACTGGCAAGAGAGGCGCCCCCTGCCCTTGCGGCATTCGCGGCCCCGAAGCCTCTGTTGGCCGCACCTGATATCAGGAAGCCGGCGCCGAGTGCCGCGGATGCCGCTTGCCCGCCATGACGAATGGCTTCCATGCCGCCGCCGGCCGATGCGCCCTGGACCACGCCCTGCAGAATGGGGGGCACATACATGGCGATGACGAAGACAACGACCGAGATGCCGGCAATCGCCAGCGTGGTGATGAACTGTTCAGAGGTCGCGGTTGGCGCCTCTGCCAGACCGAGAAGGATGTCGGAGCCGATCTTCGCGATCATCACCAGCGCCATCAGCTTCATGCCGACGGAGAAGGCGTAGACCAGGTATTTGATGGCGAAATCCTTAGTGTGGGAGGAACCCCCGAGCCCGAGCATGATCATGCCAGCGAGCAGGCCGACATACATCTCGACCATGACGGCAACGAAGATCGCAGCGACGAGGCTGAACGACACGACGACCACGACCATGGCGAAGACGGCGGCGATCGCCAGCGTGTTATCCTCCCAGAGGCCGAACTTTGCCTGTTCCGACATCTTCGTTGCGACACGAATGCCGGCATCGAAGATGTTGGCGGGAGATGCCGAGCCGCCACCGGCGCCGATCTGGTAGAGACTGTCGACCACGGCCTTGGCGAACTCCGGTCCTCTGTCGAGGATGAAGGCGAATAGGCCGATGAACATGATGCGCTTGACGAGTTCAGCGAACCAGCTGTCGAGCGAGGCGGCGTTGATTGCCAGCCATACGGCCGCGATCCCGACCTCGATGCCGGCGAGGATCCAGAACAACGAGCGGGCGGCATTCATCACCGTCGTCTCCCAGCCCTTGGCGGCGGTGACGACGGAATTTTCGAGTGTGGTCAGGACCTGGCCCTGCTGTGCCAGCGCCGGCGTGGTAACCACCAGGACGACCGCAATCGCGATGAAGCTCCGCTCATGAGCGCGAAAAGAGGGAGCGGCTACCATCGTGGTTTCATCTCCTGGCCCCCGCGAATGTCGCGGTCGGAGTTCCCACCAAAGAACTGTTCGCGATGTTGGCGCTGTTCTTCATCAGAGGATGAATTCATTGGGGCGGTGCCTGACCCTGAGACTGGCGTGGCCTGCTGCTGAACGACGACCCAGGTGATAAAGCTTGCACCGGCCGCGGAAACGACCGCCACGAGGGCGATAATGACGATCAGACGCGGGCTCACCAGCGCGGCTCCATCGTCTGGCCGTTCCTGATGTCACGCTCGGTCCCGCTGAAGAATTGTTCGCGC
This sequence is a window from Agrobacterium tumefaciens. Protein-coding genes within it:
- the trbL gene encoding P-type conjugative transfer protein TrbL → MVAAPSFRAHERSFIAIAVVLVVTTPALAQQGQVLTTLENSVVTAAKGWETTVMNAARSLFWILAGIEVGIAAVWLAINAASLDSWFAELVKRIMFIGLFAFILDRGPEFAKAVVDSLYQIGAGGGSASPANIFDAGIRVATKMSEQAKFGLWEDNTLAIAAVFAMVVVVVSFSLVAAIFVAVMVEMYVGLLAGMIMLGLGGSSHTKDFAIKYLVYAFSVGMKLMALVMIAKIGSDILLGLAEAPTATSEQFITTLAIAGISVVVFVIAMYVPPILQGVVQGASAGGGMEAIRHGGQAASAALGAGFLISGAANRGFGAANAARAGGASLASAALRGMQAGIGGAAGAVGSAAKEKAIGSPGAYAGSILGLANPKLDQPSGRPGTPPPPPPINDSK
- a CDS encoding conjugal transfer protein TrbF, producing the protein MAGQNVPDNPYIAARNEWNERYGSYVKAAAAWRVVGIAGMTMAVIGFGYALYQSTQVKLIPYIVEVDKLGTSVNAGFPQQIEYADPRVVRATLGSFVSNFRSVTPDAVVQKQYIDRTYGLLRTSDPATEKVNAWFRSNSPFEKAKTATVAIEVNNIVALSNQSYQIDWTEFERDRRGKETATRRFRGIATVTLTPPQDEGVIRLNPIGLYLRDFDWTAQL
- a CDS encoding coniferyl aldehyde dehydrogenase, translating into MNAIEEFTDANHMGRILTAQRTAFLRDGAPSLADRRANLARLKQALIGRRAALEAAVSSDFGHRARHETAIMEVFGVIAGIDYLSKNLRRFMRPERRHVSLLMQFGRARIEYQPVGVVGVISPWNYPIQLSLMPVVTAIAAGNRVMLKPSNVTPATNALLSSMLGEIFTEEQVALVEGDGAAFSTLPFDHLVFTGSTAVGRAVMKAASDNLVPVTLELGGKSPAIVAKGGVQDRFVSDIVWGKLLSGGQTCIAPDYALVHESEVDTFVASFDRLAKAAYPDGPTSKDYTSIVNDRQYGTLIDLIEDARAHGAQIIEVGHRPGDAARRPHTLAPTVVLGVTDEMKIAHQEIFGPILPIFSYRDISEAIAYVNARPRPLALYYFGGDSAERRKVLDRTTSGNVTINGTIMHVAQDDLPFGGVGASGIGAYHGVEGFRRLSHAKGIYEQGRWNTVKMFHPPYGKLVERILNLMIR
- a CDS encoding TetR/AcrR family transcriptional regulator; the encoded protein is MTDVQNRPYHHGDLRRAIIETALDMLRDDKNWQFTLREVARRAGVSHAAPYKHFPDKAALLVELAMIGFDRLREALAEAKPEAPRSLLEEIMPISLAYVAFGTDNPALYRLMFSAEEGRAVGMHLDQRALAVFDIVLDMLNRGQAAGTIRKRPVRGQATAAWALIHGITLLAIDGLLVPEKVGSAPLDAAIATLVEGLAIPQPTTEFIRSLGPREQ
- the trbG gene encoding P-type conjugative transfer protein TrbG is translated as MNRRHIRVRATLTASATMLLIFPVMAFAPSHALAADGVTVNEAKGMGISTQWRGSRGLVTKGADGKVVFLYGEVQPSVVCSPLQVCDIELQGGEVVRDVLVGDTVRWKVEPATSGAAGGQAIHLIVKPSEPGLLTSMVVTTSRRTYHIQLKSHATQYMARVGFEYPEDVSAKLADVNARLEASTIPGAGVPAEQLSFAYSVSGSAGWRPTRVYSDGQKTYIQFPRSISGQDAPVLFVVSGGQNRIVNYRMKSNMMVVDYNIDRAVLVSGVGWKQQKVTISRGGR
- the trbI gene encoding IncP-type conjugal transfer protein TrbI encodes the protein MVESLKLGGAGNSQATSGIKRVNRVPIIVVIVLLVAFLAIIFYGLTSRGLYFGKDNGPDTSSGNPASTYADQIKRGVTDGIIGEPQPQTTFQPTPVETTQAEHKAANPFTQPEPTQEQRKGSELEPEEVWRTRLAREQQEQVLREQQRQRMARMQARDSAYDAPLAIDRGKLEARSEKDESAGGRTTTAAANGNASDLYAAALRAGLGGQNIDPNGQTSKEDFFNTDLKDLGYLPNRVVPQQSLYELKRGSVIPATLITGINSDLPGRITAQVSQNVYDSATGHRLLIPQGTKLFGRYDSKVSFGQSRVLVVWSDIIFPNGSTLQIGGMAGTDAEGYGGFNDKVNNHYLKTFGSAVMIALIGTGIDMAVPQSSTLATQDTASDAARRNFAETFGRVADRTIQRNMDVQPTLQIRPGYRFSVLVDQDIVFPGQYR
- the trbH gene encoding conjugal transfer protein TrbH is translated as MLNLLRRGGNRLGPIRCFAATIALAILVSGCQSMDTNVLASSAAPPAISGPAAGAIAGDMVSRLAEQIGQGKATVVLKQDGSPFGQALEAALKGWGYAVVTDQKTDSSAAVIPLAYVIMPYDGQVLARLSTSSVELGRAYTVTTSGATPASALSLMRRG
- the trbK gene encoding entry exclusion protein TrbK — translated: MSPRLIVIIALVAVVSAAGASFITWVVVQQQATPVSGSGTAPMNSSSDEEQRQHREQFFGGNSDRDIRGGQEMKPRW